From Erigeron canadensis isolate Cc75 chromosome 8, C_canadensis_v1, whole genome shotgun sequence, one genomic window encodes:
- the LOC122579663 gene encoding sterol 3-beta-glucosyltransferase UGT80B1 isoform X1, which produces MDNDVISEDLSKEAKNEESYGASTSNEDVSSPKETFKAKEVSFSAPPHPRKVLDHSITAPASVRRNLFPENKEAAYTRSMTERWWTKSWIPKHELKLDRLSEREKQKLIVELVKIQSDGTVEVDISDNAPVPSELFEYQSMEGVPPEMDFIVTDSYKVIPKLKIAVLVVGTRGDVQPFLAISKRLQEFGHHVRLATHANFRSFVESAGVDFYPLGGDPRILAGYMARNKGLIPSAPGEISVQRKQLKAIIESLLPACTGPDLRSGQPFKAQAIIANPPAYGHAHVAEALGVPLHMFFTMPWTPTSEFPSPLARVPQTAGYWLSYIVVDLLVWWGIRGYINDFRKKLNLPPIAYFSMYRGSISHFPTGYMWSPHVVPKPSDWGPLVDVVGYCFLNLGSKYKPPEEFLRWIGKGTCPIYIGFGSMPLEDSAKTTNIILEALKKTGQRGIIDRGWGDLGTFPNLPDDVFLLVDCPHDWLFPQCAAVVHHGGAGTTATGLRAGCPTTIVPFFGDQYFWADRIYQRGLGPNPIPISQLNIEALSDAINFMLQPDVKARAMELAKIIENEDGVANAVDTFHRHLPPDMPLSSTPPIKQEDGDSPNPLQWLFTQIGLYCGCGT; this is translated from the exons ATGGATAATGATGTAATTAGTGAGGATTTAAGTAAAGAAGCTAAAAATGAAGAATCTTATGGTGCAAGTACTTCTAATGAGGATGTTTCATCACCTAAAGAGACTTTTAAAGCTAAAGAAGTGAGTTTTAGTGCCCCGCCACATCCTCGAAAAG TCTTGGATCATAGCATTACGGCACCTGCAAGCGTCCGCAGAAATCTTTTTCCTGAAAATAAGGAGGCTGCATATACTAGATCCATGACTGAGAGGTGGTGGACAAAATCATGGATACCAAAACATGAGCTTAAATTAGATCGATTATCAGAACGTGAAAAG CAAAAGCTTATTGTGGAACTTGTAAAGATTCAAAGTGATGGTACAGTGGAGGTGGATATATCTGACAATGCACCTGTACCTTCAGAGTTGTTTGAATATCAAAGTATGGAAGGGGTTCCCCCTGAAATGGATTTTATTGTTACGGATTCTTACAAAGTGATTCCAAAATTAAAGATTGCAGTGCTTGTTGTTGGAACAAGGGGAGATGTTCAACCTTTTCTTGCCATTTCAAAGAGACTTCAG gAGTTTGGCCATCATGTTAGGTTGGCAACACATGCAAATTTTCGTTCTTTTGTAGAGTCGGCTGGTGTTGACTTCTATCCTTTGGGCGGCGATCCACGTATATTGGCAGGAT ATATGGCGAGAAATAAAGGTCTAATTCCATCGGCACCTGGTGAAATATCTGTACAAAGGAAGCAACTAAAGGCGATCATTGAATCTCTTCTTCCCGCATGCACAGGACCAGATTTAAGAAGTGGACAACCTTTTAAAGCTCAGGCAATCATTGCAAATCCTCCTGCCTATG GGCATGCACATGTAGCTGAAGCTCTTGGTGTACCTCTTCACATGTTCTTCACAATGCCTTGGAC GCCGACGTCCGAGTTTCCTTCCCCATTGGCACGCGTACCTCAAACTGCTGGTTATTGG CTCTCATATATAGTTGTAGATCTTCTTGTTTGGTGGGGCATAAGAGGATATATTAACGACTTCAGGAAGAAATTGAATCTTCCTCCAATTGCATACTTTAGCATGTATCGTGGTTCAATATCTCATTTCCCTACCGGCTACATGTGGAGTCCTCATGTTGTCCCCAAACCAAGTG ATTGGGGTCCATTGGTTGATGTTGTTGGTTATTGCTTCTTGAACCTTGGTTCCAAGTATAAACCACCTGAAGAATTCCTCCGGTGGATTGGAAAAGGAACATGCCCCATATATATTGGATTTGGAAGCATG CCTCTTGAAGATTCGGCCAAAACCACAAATATCATTCTGGAGGCTTTGAAAAAAACAGGACAAAGGGGAATAATTGACCGTGGATGGGGAGATCTTGGGACCT TTCCAAATCTTCCGGATGATGTTTTTCTTCTAGTGGATTGTCCTCATGATTGGCTCTTCCCTCAATGTGCGGCCGTG GTTCATCATGGAGGTGCTGGAACGACTGCAACAGGACTGAGAGCAGGG TGTCCTACAACGATTGTTCCGTTCTTTGGAGATCAATATTTTTGGGCTGATAGAATTTATCAAAGAGGATTAGGGCCAAATCCAATCCCAATATCTCAGCTTAACATAGAAGCGCTTTCAGATGCAATAAATTTCATGCTGCAGCCAGAT GTAAAAGCTCGAGCAATGGAATTGGCAAAGATCATAGAGAACGAAGATGGTGTTGCAAATGCAGTCGATACATTTCACCGCCATCTACCACCAGACATGCCATTGTCATCAACTCCACCTATAAAACAAGAAGACGGGGATTCTCCAAACCCATTACAATGGTTGTTTACTCAGATCGGGTTATATTGTGGTTGTGGTACCTAA
- the LOC122610548 gene encoding protein ROH1 — protein sequence MPIDYHGSSSPSFTRSRHSILSMKRDQVVYSLDNQTQDHELEAFQKNVTQMFHNLSLVESTELLSISWVSKLLDVFIFCQEQFRFIQSNNKTCLSKQPMEKAISDYFERSVKGLDVCNAIRDGIEQMRQWQKQLEIGLSVLKNKKDIGEAQLRRVKRALTDLTIEIVDIEKDSNMNVAQRHRSFNQKDLQHQQSKFTKQSRSLSCSVLRYWSASKQLQAIGNNIVLPKNSEIVATNGLILAVYTMSHVLSFVMWALVAAIPCQGRGLQAHFNTFKNFTWGVPITSLYERILEEYKKRDRRNSCGLLKEIHSIEMYVSYMNGFIIDSMRFPLRVEQEKEVKKRIEHLEIVYESVENGLGPLERQVREVFHRIIRCRIEGIGSVSRKHSSNR from the coding sequence ATGCCAATAGATTACCATGGATCATCATCTCCATCTTTCACGCGTTCTCGCCATTCGATTCTTAGTATGAAACGTGATCAAGTTGTTTATTCATTAGACAATCAAACCCAAGACCACGAGCTTGAAgcttttcaaaaaaatgtaACTCAAATGTTTCATAATTTATCATTAGTTGAATCTACCGAACTTTTGTCTATTTCTTGGGTATCCAAACTTTTAGATGTTTTCATATTTTGTCAAGAACAATTTAGATTTATTCAATCAAACAACAAGACTTGTTTGAGTAAACAACCAATGGAGAAAGCAATTTCGGATTATTTTGAAAGGAGTGTAAAGGGTTTGGATGTATGTAATGCAATTAGAGATGGAATAGAACAAATGAGGCAATGGCAAAAGCAGTTGGAGATTGGTTTAAGtgttttaaagaataaaaaagatattggTGAAGCACAATTAAGAAGGGTTAAAAGGGCTTTAACTGATTTAACTATTGAAATAGTTGATATTGAGAAAGATTCAAACATGAATGTAGCTCAAAGACACCGGTCATTTAATCAAAAAGATTTGCAACATCAACAAAGCAAATTTACTAAACAATCAAGATCATTATCTTGTAGTGTTTTGAGATATTGGTCGGCTTCAAAACAACTCCAAGCAATTGGGAACAATATTGTTTTACCGAAAAATAGTGAGATCGTTGCCACTAATGGGCTCATTTTGGCTGTTTATACAATGAGCCATGTGTTATCTTTTGTAATGTGGGCCTTAGTAGCCGCGATACCATGTCAAGGTCGCGGGTTACAAGCCCATTTCAACACTTTCAAGAATTTCACTTGGGGGGTCCCGATTACATCATTGTATGAAAGAATTTTGGAGGAATATAAGAAGAGGGATAGAAGGAATTCATGTGGATTGTTGAAGGAAATTCATAGTATCGAAATGTATGTGTCTTACATGAATGGATTTATTATTGATTCTATGAGATTTCCATTGAGGGTAGAACAGGAAAAAGAAGTGAAGAAAAGAATCGAACACCTGGAAATTGTTTATGAATCTGTGGAGAATGGATTGGGTCCATTGGAGAGACAAGTAAGGGAAGTTTTCCATCGAATCATTCGTTGTAGAATTGAAGGGATCGGTTCTGTTTCAAGAAAACACTCTAGTAACAGATGA
- the LOC122579277 gene encoding classical arabinogalactan protein 9, which produces MEMKYNINMCVKMVMFIFMTLCLQQFGDSATLVVDGVSEWNNPTVQVGDSIIFRHKYNYNLYIFKNRRAFNLCNFTESTLLTPQSPTFTWHPSRLGSFYFAFRNTSTKACDDGQKLAIQVSSSLTPETSTSPPQPQPPMAASSPSPTISGGGKGTTIFASPQPSTTPGGVGDIISSIPPSSSSSGGFGGIISSSPSYPWPNRPQELTSPSPSPMNAIFPSNGPIPRKGSTLPFINSNPAVPLPTGEVDSATIRPAPTSSDHKLQDVGFVGVAKALYYVVLLVVLL; this is translated from the exons ATGGAGATGAAGTACAATATCAATATGTGTGTGAAGATGGTGATGTTTATTTTCATGACTTTGTGTTTGCAACAATTTGGTGATTCTGCAACACTTGTTGTTGATGGTGTTTCTGAATGGAACAACCCCACTGTTCAAGTTGGTGACTCCATTA TTTTCAGGCACAAATACAACTACAATCTATACATATTCAAGAACAGAAGAGCATTCAACTTGTGCAATTTCACTGAATCCACTCTTCTCACTCCTCAATCTCCCACCTTCACT TGGCACCCATCGCGGCTCGGATCCTTCTATTTTGCCTTCAGAAACACCTCTACAAAAGCATGTGACGACGGCCAGAAACTCGCGATACAAGTTTCCTCCTCACTCACACCAGAAACTTCCACTTCACCACCACAACCTCAACCACCAATGGCAGCATCGTCACCATCACCTACTATCTCAGGTGGCGGCAAGGGGACCACAATATTTGCATCACCACAACCTAGTACTACTCCTGGTGGTGTTGGAGACATCATATCCTCAATCCCACCATCTAGTAGCTCAAGTGGCGGTTTTGGAGGCATAATATCATCGTCTCCATCTTACCCGTGGCCTAACCGTCCTCAAGAACTAACTTCCCCTAGCCCATCTCCTATGAATGCCATTTTCCCATCAAATGGTCCAATACCTAGAAAAGGCAGCACTTTACCATTTATAAACAGCAATCCGGCGGTGCCATTGCCAACTGGTGAAGTCGATTCAGCCACCATCCGCCCTGCACCCACTTCTAGTGACCATAAATTACAG GATGTGGGGTTTGTAGGTGTTGCTAAAGCTTTATATTATGTGGTTTTGTTAGTGGTTTTGCTATGA
- the LOC122579663 gene encoding sterol 3-beta-glucosyltransferase UGT80B1 isoform X3 has translation MEGVPPEMDFIVTDSYKVIPKLKIAVLVVGTRGDVQPFLAISKRLQEFGHHVRLATHANFRSFVESAGVDFYPLGGDPRILAGYMARNKGLIPSAPGEISVQRKQLKAIIESLLPACTGPDLRSGQPFKAQAIIANPPAYGHAHVAEALGVPLHMFFTMPWTPTSEFPSPLARVPQTAGYWLSYIVVDLLVWWGIRGYINDFRKKLNLPPIAYFSMYRGSISHFPTGYMWSPHVVPKPSDWGPLVDVVGYCFLNLGSKYKPPEEFLRWIGKGTCPIYIGFGSMPLEDSAKTTNIILEALKKTGQRGIIDRGWGDLGTFPNLPDDVFLLVDCPHDWLFPQCAAVVHHGGAGTTATGLRAGCPTTIVPFFGDQYFWADRIYQRGLGPNPIPISQLNIEALSDAINFMLQPDVKARAMELAKIIENEDGVANAVDTFHRHLPPDMPLSSTPPIKQEDGDSPNPLQWLFTQIGLYCGCGT, from the exons ATGGAAGGGGTTCCCCCTGAAATGGATTTTATTGTTACGGATTCTTACAAAGTGATTCCAAAATTAAAGATTGCAGTGCTTGTTGTTGGAACAAGGGGAGATGTTCAACCTTTTCTTGCCATTTCAAAGAGACTTCAG gAGTTTGGCCATCATGTTAGGTTGGCAACACATGCAAATTTTCGTTCTTTTGTAGAGTCGGCTGGTGTTGACTTCTATCCTTTGGGCGGCGATCCACGTATATTGGCAGGAT ATATGGCGAGAAATAAAGGTCTAATTCCATCGGCACCTGGTGAAATATCTGTACAAAGGAAGCAACTAAAGGCGATCATTGAATCTCTTCTTCCCGCATGCACAGGACCAGATTTAAGAAGTGGACAACCTTTTAAAGCTCAGGCAATCATTGCAAATCCTCCTGCCTATG GGCATGCACATGTAGCTGAAGCTCTTGGTGTACCTCTTCACATGTTCTTCACAATGCCTTGGAC GCCGACGTCCGAGTTTCCTTCCCCATTGGCACGCGTACCTCAAACTGCTGGTTATTGG CTCTCATATATAGTTGTAGATCTTCTTGTTTGGTGGGGCATAAGAGGATATATTAACGACTTCAGGAAGAAATTGAATCTTCCTCCAATTGCATACTTTAGCATGTATCGTGGTTCAATATCTCATTTCCCTACCGGCTACATGTGGAGTCCTCATGTTGTCCCCAAACCAAGTG ATTGGGGTCCATTGGTTGATGTTGTTGGTTATTGCTTCTTGAACCTTGGTTCCAAGTATAAACCACCTGAAGAATTCCTCCGGTGGATTGGAAAAGGAACATGCCCCATATATATTGGATTTGGAAGCATG CCTCTTGAAGATTCGGCCAAAACCACAAATATCATTCTGGAGGCTTTGAAAAAAACAGGACAAAGGGGAATAATTGACCGTGGATGGGGAGATCTTGGGACCT TTCCAAATCTTCCGGATGATGTTTTTCTTCTAGTGGATTGTCCTCATGATTGGCTCTTCCCTCAATGTGCGGCCGTG GTTCATCATGGAGGTGCTGGAACGACTGCAACAGGACTGAGAGCAGGG TGTCCTACAACGATTGTTCCGTTCTTTGGAGATCAATATTTTTGGGCTGATAGAATTTATCAAAGAGGATTAGGGCCAAATCCAATCCCAATATCTCAGCTTAACATAGAAGCGCTTTCAGATGCAATAAATTTCATGCTGCAGCCAGAT GTAAAAGCTCGAGCAATGGAATTGGCAAAGATCATAGAGAACGAAGATGGTGTTGCAAATGCAGTCGATACATTTCACCGCCATCTACCACCAGACATGCCATTGTCATCAACTCCACCTATAAAACAAGAAGACGGGGATTCTCCAAACCCATTACAATGGTTGTTTACTCAGATCGGGTTATATTGTGGTTGTGGTACCTAA
- the LOC122579663 gene encoding sterol 3-beta-glucosyltransferase UGT80B1 isoform X2 codes for MTERWWTKSWIPKHELKLDRLSEREKQKLIVELVKIQSDGTVEVDISDNAPVPSELFEYQSMEGVPPEMDFIVTDSYKVIPKLKIAVLVVGTRGDVQPFLAISKRLQEFGHHVRLATHANFRSFVESAGVDFYPLGGDPRILAGYMARNKGLIPSAPGEISVQRKQLKAIIESLLPACTGPDLRSGQPFKAQAIIANPPAYGHAHVAEALGVPLHMFFTMPWTPTSEFPSPLARVPQTAGYWLSYIVVDLLVWWGIRGYINDFRKKLNLPPIAYFSMYRGSISHFPTGYMWSPHVVPKPSDWGPLVDVVGYCFLNLGSKYKPPEEFLRWIGKGTCPIYIGFGSMPLEDSAKTTNIILEALKKTGQRGIIDRGWGDLGTFPNLPDDVFLLVDCPHDWLFPQCAAVVHHGGAGTTATGLRAGCPTTIVPFFGDQYFWADRIYQRGLGPNPIPISQLNIEALSDAINFMLQPDVKARAMELAKIIENEDGVANAVDTFHRHLPPDMPLSSTPPIKQEDGDSPNPLQWLFTQIGLYCGCGT; via the exons ATGACTGAGAGGTGGTGGACAAAATCATGGATACCAAAACATGAGCTTAAATTAGATCGATTATCAGAACGTGAAAAG CAAAAGCTTATTGTGGAACTTGTAAAGATTCAAAGTGATGGTACAGTGGAGGTGGATATATCTGACAATGCACCTGTACCTTCAGAGTTGTTTGAATATCAAAGTATGGAAGGGGTTCCCCCTGAAATGGATTTTATTGTTACGGATTCTTACAAAGTGATTCCAAAATTAAAGATTGCAGTGCTTGTTGTTGGAACAAGGGGAGATGTTCAACCTTTTCTTGCCATTTCAAAGAGACTTCAG gAGTTTGGCCATCATGTTAGGTTGGCAACACATGCAAATTTTCGTTCTTTTGTAGAGTCGGCTGGTGTTGACTTCTATCCTTTGGGCGGCGATCCACGTATATTGGCAGGAT ATATGGCGAGAAATAAAGGTCTAATTCCATCGGCACCTGGTGAAATATCTGTACAAAGGAAGCAACTAAAGGCGATCATTGAATCTCTTCTTCCCGCATGCACAGGACCAGATTTAAGAAGTGGACAACCTTTTAAAGCTCAGGCAATCATTGCAAATCCTCCTGCCTATG GGCATGCACATGTAGCTGAAGCTCTTGGTGTACCTCTTCACATGTTCTTCACAATGCCTTGGAC GCCGACGTCCGAGTTTCCTTCCCCATTGGCACGCGTACCTCAAACTGCTGGTTATTGG CTCTCATATATAGTTGTAGATCTTCTTGTTTGGTGGGGCATAAGAGGATATATTAACGACTTCAGGAAGAAATTGAATCTTCCTCCAATTGCATACTTTAGCATGTATCGTGGTTCAATATCTCATTTCCCTACCGGCTACATGTGGAGTCCTCATGTTGTCCCCAAACCAAGTG ATTGGGGTCCATTGGTTGATGTTGTTGGTTATTGCTTCTTGAACCTTGGTTCCAAGTATAAACCACCTGAAGAATTCCTCCGGTGGATTGGAAAAGGAACATGCCCCATATATATTGGATTTGGAAGCATG CCTCTTGAAGATTCGGCCAAAACCACAAATATCATTCTGGAGGCTTTGAAAAAAACAGGACAAAGGGGAATAATTGACCGTGGATGGGGAGATCTTGGGACCT TTCCAAATCTTCCGGATGATGTTTTTCTTCTAGTGGATTGTCCTCATGATTGGCTCTTCCCTCAATGTGCGGCCGTG GTTCATCATGGAGGTGCTGGAACGACTGCAACAGGACTGAGAGCAGGG TGTCCTACAACGATTGTTCCGTTCTTTGGAGATCAATATTTTTGGGCTGATAGAATTTATCAAAGAGGATTAGGGCCAAATCCAATCCCAATATCTCAGCTTAACATAGAAGCGCTTTCAGATGCAATAAATTTCATGCTGCAGCCAGAT GTAAAAGCTCGAGCAATGGAATTGGCAAAGATCATAGAGAACGAAGATGGTGTTGCAAATGCAGTCGATACATTTCACCGCCATCTACCACCAGACATGCCATTGTCATCAACTCCACCTATAAAACAAGAAGACGGGGATTCTCCAAACCCATTACAATGGTTGTTTACTCAGATCGGGTTATATTGTGGTTGTGGTACCTAA
- the LOC122580453 gene encoding uncharacterized protein LOC122580453 produces the protein MALRLNTKLMKVADEFADFENEPRPIFRTRETDSMFILTFQLKGFRPAKVERSDDWTKIKVRVEKVVQGRLSGYHNIETWVVEKSFKVPPGVLTDQVRARFNEDDSELIIRMPKATKGLRGFGIEELKENQTPEPDKPLHIYTSGELSDEQENQETEANQDKENSKREQIETNDNDSKNDESPEPKSAPRRFKICTPLVFGSAFFMSLIVLVFHLVQQSEKPIKQRKKEDED, from the exons ATGGCGCTCAGGTTGAATACAAAGCTTATGAAAGTCGCGGATGAATTTGCGGATTTTGAAAATGAACCTCGTCCCATTTTTCGCACTCGAGAAACAGACTCCATGTTCATCCTCACCTTCCAACTCAAAG GGTTTAGACCTGCTAAGGTTGAAAGAAGCGACGATTGGACTAAAATCAAAGTAAGAGTAGAAAAGGTGGTTCAAGGCAGATTAAGCGGCTATCATAATATCGAGACTTGGGTAGTTGAGAAATCGTTCAAAGTCCCACCAGGGGTCCTTACGGATCAAGTTAGAGCTAGGTTCAATGAAGATGACTCGGAGCTCATAATCCGAATGCCAAAAGCTACAAAAGGCCTTAGGGGGTTTGGAATTGAGGAGTTAAAAGAAAACCAAACGCCAGAACCTGATAAACCATTACACATTTATACCAGTGGAGAGTTGTCTGATgaacaagaaaatcaagaaactGAAGCAAATCAAGATAAAGAAAACTCGAAACGAGAACAAATTGAGACCAATGATAATGATAGCAAAAATGATGAAAGCCCGGAACCGAAATCGGCTCCAAGGAGGTTCAAAATATGTACTCCTCTCGTATTTGGATCGGCATTCTTTATGTCTCTCATTGTGTTAGTTTTCCACTTGGTCCAACAGTCTGAAAAGCCAATTAAACAACGaaagaaagaagatgaagattag